From Punica granatum isolate Tunisia-2019 chromosome 1, ASM765513v2, whole genome shotgun sequence:
ATAAATCATGTCATCCAACGGCTGTCATTCCTTATAAAACGGAAGCGATTAGGGTTACAAGCTCCCTCCCCATCCTTCCCTCTCCCATCTGTCTATAAATACTCCCCAGCGGCCGGCCTCCTTCAGCATGAGCGTTCTCTCGCGCCCTGCCTCTGTGTCTGTCTTTTCGGCTGGTCGGTTCATTGTTCATAATGCGCAAATCAAAAGATTTCTGTTTGGTTGGCATGTTGGTGTGTTTGTGACGCCCCTCCTTTCGGCTGCAAGGAGCTGAGATCCGGCAAGGGTCGATTTCTTGATGGCTTTGTTCTTTGGGCGAAAACTAACCGATCCCAAGTCGAAGGGCTCTTCAATCCCCCagagatttttatttcttctctGGGGTTGCCCTTCATTTGggtacatacatacacacgTTCTCCTTTCTTTGATtcatcgtcttcttcttcagttgcTCCCCCCTGAAAATTGAAAGTCTTTTTCAAAGAGAGAAGTTCGATTGTTTTGATCGGATCTTGGCTGCTGAAGACTGCCATTACCACTCTTCCTCTCCTGAAACAAACCCAATAAGAACAGAACTGAACTTGATAATTCCTTATCACGCTCGGGCATTACAAAAACAAGGGCTTTTCAATCTTCTCGTACAAAAATTTGATGCTAATAGTAAGGCCCGAATGGTCGGATTCCGGGATAAAACAGAGCAGAGGATTCGATCAAACTCTTTCGAGTTGGAGAATCTAGAAGGCTTCTTGATGGGACTGTTAACTGAGCTTAAGGACTACTTACAGATGATAAATAACAAACCCAACAAAAGACAGACGAGACTCCGTCAATCTGAAGCTAATCGAATCTTCGGATTACATTATAGTTACAGCACGAAGAGATCCATCTCCCCCGGACTACATAGGGGGCTTGCTTTATATGTAAACCGAATGTCTGAGCACCGACACTAGGCTTAAAGGAGTGCCCCATCGAACTACAAGAGAGTCCAGTCTGGACGTGCAACTCGAGTTATACAACCTTACAATAGAACTTTTACCCAAAAAGAGGAGGAAAAACTTACAACAAGGATGCTGGAgacttaaaacaaacaaacacacGTTCTCAGTTCTACCCTAAGCAAGAGGGATACTGCCCGGTAAGGGTTTTTATCTTCCCTAACTTAATGTTAGTAGCCTACTACCTGTTTTATCTTCCATGTTTCACGACTTCCATCCCAGTTTTCGCTCCTAGAAGAAATTGATTTGCCCCGCGAATTTGGCCTTGCAGTTAAAGCACATGTAGCCCACCGAGCCATCCCCCACATCGAAATCCCCATCGTGACTGAACTGGTTGCCGCACCAAACGCACAAGGCAGTGACCTGATGTTGCCTACTCCCGCTACTGCTGCTACCGCTACTACCCATCTTCGGGAAGAGACCCAAGGCCTCTTTCTCGACCCAGTTAGATTCGAAGCCCTGGCCCATCTGCTGATTGAACGACGAGATATGAGAGCCCTGCCCGCTTGATGGGGCAGACAAAAAGTTGTACTCCATGAACCCCCCACCACCACTCGACTTCATCCCTCCTCCGACTGCTGGTGCATTTCCGGGCTTCTGATTACTTCCATAGAACTCGTTTTGTACCTGCCGGAACATGGTAGAGATAACACGTCACGAATTCTTTTCCACCTCCATCGAGTCATTTCAgcagataataatattttgataatagATGCCCAGAATCTTACTAGGATAATAATCTAATCCACTATGTGTTTGCACAtgccaaaaagaagaaaagaccCGAAGTAATTAATGTAATTCATGGCAACAGACGCAGAGAATCTCCTTGGAACCATTCTTCCTGGGGGAGCGAAAAAGGTTCAGATAGAGatgtttcaaaaaaaaaatcttcacCTGAAAGATTAAGAAAATGAGCAGACTGCTCTTCACAGGACATGAATTATAACTCAAACAAATCTCTTACCACCTAACTTGCCCCCCTCGTGAAAGCATGGGAAACCAGAGGAAAATTTCTCAGCATCTGAATTCAAGTACCTTATCTGAGACCATGTTGAATGCAGGAAAACAGTCTGGCGGCTGTGCCGCTGATGAGGGAACATAATTCAGACCGCTATTTGGCAGAATGTTTACATTTTGCTCCACTCTCCACATTGACTGAGCCATGGGTTCCTCGCGAGGTTTGGGCACTTGCTGATTATACAAACCAGTCATCTGCTCGTTCCTCAAAGTTCCCACATTATCTGCTCGGCGATTATCAGGCACTGCACCTCCATAAAACATATCCAGATTGTAACCAGTGCCACCTGCCTGCTGATGACCTACACTTGGAGAAAGAAAACCAAATGCGGACTCTTTGCTCCGCTTCGACTCCTCGACCGCACTGCCAAAGAAGGTAGCCCCACGATGATCAGAAGTCACTGCTTCAACCCTTCTGGAAGGAGGATTGGCCCACGCTTCGAAGCCCGTGACAGGACCCCCATGTTGCAGAGAATATCGATTGTCAAAGCCAAATGAACTCTTATTGTAGCTCATTGATTCCCCCTGGTTCTGTTTCTCCTCTGCACCAGACACAGAGAGATTCCCACTCTTGTCAACACGATCCCGGTCGCCTGCATAGAGACCTGTAAAACCTCTGTACTCTTTAGGCTCATTGAATGTGGGACCCCGTGCTTCATGCGTATTAAAAACAAAGGCTTGTTGGTTGGGAGAGGTAACAGGCATAATGCCTCCAGAGGGTGTCTCCTTCTCAACATGATTTAAAACAGCTGGATCTGATCGACTTTCAGAAGGGGGCTGAAAATTCCTCATTGTGCCAGAGGAGATCTTCCCCGCACTAGCATCAGGGGATAAGGATTTCTGATGGACAGATAAAACATTGCTGTCAAAGACCTGCTGCTGCTGATGGACAGCTGAATCCAAGCAACTTTCAGAAAGGAGTTGAACATTACTCACCGTGCCAGAGGAGATCTTCCCCACAGTAGCGTCAGGGGATAAGGATTTTTGATGGACAGATAAAAGATTGCTCTCCAAGACCTGTTGCCGCCATGGATTCTGTATTTTAGAGCCAGAAAACCCTTTTACATTCTcatcaaaatcacaattttgCTGATTAACTGATGGAATGGCAGGAAAACTATTGTCAGCTTCTGGCACCATCCTTTCAGTAACATTCTCCCCAAAATCAACTGCTTTTTTGCCATTCCAAGAGTTATATGATACGCGTTCTTGCGATCTGCCACCAACTTTGTTTTGGTTATCGTTAGGTGACAATACTTGACTCGAAGAAGGCATACGACTTTCTGAACCACTTTCATTCTCCAGAACAGAAGTTTTAGATCCAGTCGGATCATCGGAAGTAATACATTTTTCCTCACGTCCAAACTGAACCAATGAACATCCCTCCGAACTTATTTTCTGCGTGCCACTATTCAGAACACCCTTGTCCAGTCCAAAGCAGCGATCTTCAATTCCAGAAATTAGCACATTATCCCCTACTTCATCTCCATCATCTGCATCCATTTCTTCCATTGGACTGCCAAAAAGCCTGTTCACTAAACTCTCATTATTGGTAGCATTATTATTCTCAGTGGGAGCAAACACCTCATTTAAAGGAACCGTCTCCTGTCTGCGATCCTCCATTGAGCTAACAGAATCCATGCTcactttattttcattttcgagGACTTTAAGTTCCTCAGGGGTTTCAGAGGTACCATTCTTGAGAGGGCTAGACGAGATTGTGGTCATATCTTTGCTAACATTATTTTCAGTATTGATTTTACCGCCCTGATCAACCACTTCGACGTTAGCATTCGGTAAGCCAGAATCTATTTCTTTCTTCTCAATATATTCAGTGACATGTTCCTCATCTCTCTTTGACACTGCCACAGGTTCAGTGCAAGGAATATTAACAGGATGACCATCTGATCTCTCTTGTGTTTTGGGGATGGCATCTGACCCGATTTTAGCATGCGGAAGACCCAGAGAACTTTTTTTATTAGCTTCAGTATTGATGGGCATAGCAGAAGAAACTCTTTCAGTGCCAATCTGTTCTTGCATTCTAGGGGTTCTCCTTTGCACACGATTAGTTTCTCCACAAGCTTCAACCCTCTTAACATAGTCCTTGATGTGGTTCCCGAAATGACTACTGTAACGATTTTTCTCCTCAAACAATTTGTGGCACAACTGGCACTCATACTTTCCATCTTTCATGATCACCGAATCACCACTGGTTGCACCATTTCTCGCACTTCTTGACTTCTTGTGAGATGATAAAAGATGGAGTAGCAAATTGTCCTTCTCCTCAAAACTCATCGTGCACTTGTGGCACCTGTAAGTCTCTTTTGTCCAAGACTTCCCCGGGCTCCCACTCGTAGGTAATGGTGATTGGTTCAGATGATCGGCAGGAATAGAAGAAATGGGAACTGCTGAAAGACAGACAACCCCATTCTGCTTCTGGTCCATCTGGTGAGTAGGATCTGCAGACTGAAAtcccaaaaaatgaaaaaagttaCAAATATATGTCTATctaaccaagacaaggaagaCAATGAATACTGACATTTTCAGAAGCCATTTTGCAAGCAGACCAGCTACTTTCATCAACTGGACCAGACGTTTCATGAGTTGCATCTTGAACTCCAAAGGATGAGGACAGGTGTGCAGACACATCCTTGGAGGATTCAAACTGCTGTCCATCAGGGCTATACACAAAATTAAAAGGTTAAATGTGAAAAGGTGAACCATAAGGCATAAGCTTAAAATGCAGAAGATCACAAAACATCTCTATGGGATTTAGCAGATAAGTTGTGATTAGCAATTCAGGATATTTTACCTCAGAAATCGACACAAAATGCAAGGACTGAATAATGAAGTACGGACTACATCAAATGGTTGCCAACCATAACAAGAAGGTTGGATAAACAATGAATGTTCCATTGACCTAGAAGCTTACTGGCAGTCTGCTTGAAGAAAAGGTTACAACAAATCTAATTACATTGAAGTCAACAGTCAGCAATAGAAAACGAAACGAAAAGCTTAAAGCTTTCTCTTAAACAAACAAAGGATGTAATTTATACTGCAGCAATGGGAAAAGCAAGCATAATGCAACAATGGGTAGCGCAGCCCAAAAGCAGGCACAAGCTATCTATTTTGGTAAGTCCACCTCAGCTAATGCTGTTTATCGTCTAAGCACCGAGATCTTCCAATTCAAGCTTCTCGGGATATTTCTCTATACTCGCATAATAACTCGCGATATTCTGATCCCGGTTCTTACGCGGCTCTGACCATAAATGGAATCCACCTCGGAGGAACCTTAAAATGAAACGGAACACAGGAAAAAGATAATTCGCAAGTTAAAGAAAGCACCTTATATATCGGCTACAACCGAGCCAAACTCGATCGCGATCATTCTTGATGCTAAGCAACAGCTTCCACCCGTTAGGCAGCACGTCCCCGAGACTCCTCGCATCAAcaatcttcctcttcttcctcctgctCCCCCACTCCCCACTCAGACCCCTCAAGAATCCCGAGAGCTCCTCCTCCGTCCTCATGCCCTCAGTCCTCCTCCTCAATTCGTCTTCGAACAGGTCCAAGTCTCCGACCTCCACTGCCTTTCCCTTCTCAGTAGAGTTTTCATCCTCGTCACCCTCAAATGCGAGGACTTCCTTCCCCTCGCTCAAACTCTCGAAGTTCACTAAAGAAGCCTCAGGCTTTCTCGGCCGCCCCCGCTTCCGATTACAGAACCCTAGGTCTACGACCCCGATTGGGATGCTCTGAAGGACGGAATCGGAGGTCTCGGGAACAGACTCATCGTACCTAACAGGAACAGCGATCAAGCTACTTTCGTCCTCGGGAGTGGTAGGTAGAGGGGGCTCGGACTCAGCATGAGGGTAGAAGAGGCCTTTGAGCAGGGAGATTATGCGGGAGTTCTCTTCCTCGAAGGGCTCGGGGTTCTTTTGGCGGGAAATGGGGGCTGGGGGATGGGGAGGGTTGGAGGTGGTGCGGGGGGCCAGGCGGAGGCGGAAGTAGGTCTGTTTACGGCTACCGGCGGACTCGTTGAAGACGGAGCGGTCGATTTTGGGGATCGGGATGACGACATCGTCCtggcaggaggaggaggaggagggagagggggaggagaggagggagagggagtAGAGCTCGGACTGGGAGAGGAGGCGGAGGTCGATCAGTGGGAGGCTCTCGAACCGGAGGTGGCGGCTGTCGTCAGCGGCGGTGGCGGTGGGGGTGGCGGTGGCGGAGGAGTCCACGGTGGCGGAGGCCATTTTCGCATTTaggagacagagagagagagagtgtgtatTGTGTGTGAAACTGattacagagagagagagagagagagagagaaacagggacagagagagagagagagagagagagttggaTTTTTTGTTGGGAAAGGTTTGATGATATTTGGGTAATTAGGGATCCGATTGGGTGTTTTGGGCGCAAATCAGATTATTTTAGGAGCAGAACTGCACGTGTGCTTTAAGTGGGTGACAGTATCTACCTCTGCGGAAGCGATTACCTACTTCCGGCGCACTGTACACCCAGTGAAGCCCAATGGGCCTAGGCTTTGCGACTAAGAATGCCGATTCGCGGCGTATCACGGTTACAGGGTCAGGCATGACAGATTGATCGGCCGTGAGGTGTCGACCCGGCGCGGGACGAATTGCTTAACCAGCCGTCTGGCACGGCTTGCAAGCACGATAACTCACCGGCATGAGAAGGCACACTAGTATGATAAATAATCATCAGTTAATTGTGGCACGATGAGGCCCGGTCCAAGCACTAATTC
This genomic window contains:
- the LOC116192098 gene encoding uncharacterized protein LOC116192098 isoform X1, yielding MASATVDSSATATPTATAADDSRHLRFESLPLIDLRLLSQSELYSLSLLSSPSPSSSSSCQDDVVIPIPKIDRSVFNESAGSRKQTYFRLRLAPRTTSNPPHPPAPISRQKNPEPFEEENSRIISLLKGLFYPHAESEPPLPTTPEDESSLIAVPVRYDESVPETSDSVLQSIPIGVVDLGFCNRKRGRPRKPEASLVNFESLSEGKEVLAFEGDEDENSTEKGKAVEVGDLDLFEDELRRRTEGMRTEEELSGFLRGLSGEWGSRRKKRKIVDARSLGDVLPNGWKLLLSIKNDRDRVWLGCSRYISPDGQQFESSKDVSAHLSSSFGVQDATHETSGPVDESSWSACKMASENSADPTHQMDQKQNGVVCLSAVPISSIPADHLNQSPLPTSGSPGKSWTKETYRCHKCTMSFEEKDNLLLHLLSSHKKSRSARNGATSGDSVIMKDGKYECQLCHKLFEEKNRYSSHFGNHIKDYVKRVEACGETNRVQRRTPRMQEQIGTERVSSAMPINTEANKKSSLGLPHAKIGSDAIPKTQERSDGHPVNIPCTEPVAVSKRDEEHVTEYIEKKEIDSGLPNANVEVVDQGGKINTENNVSKDMTTISSSPLKNGTSETPEELKVLENENKVSMDSVSSMEDRRQETVPLNEVFAPTENNNATNNESLVNRLFGSPMEEMDADDGDEVGDNVLISGIEDRCFGLDKGVLNSGTQKISSEGCSLVQFGREEKCITSDDPTGSKTSVLENESGSESRMPSSSQVLSPNDNQNKVGGRSQERVSYNSWNGKKAVDFGENVTERMVPEADNSFPAIPSVNQQNCDFDENVKGFSGSKIQNPWRQQVLESNLLSVHQKSLSPDATVGKISSGTVSNVQLLSESCLDSAVHQQQQVFDSNVLSVHQKSLSPDASAGKISSGTMRNFQPPSESRSDPAVLNHVEKETPSGGIMPVTSPNQQAFVFNTHEARGPTFNEPKEYRGFTGLYAGDRDRVDKSGNLSVSGAEEKQNQGESMSYNKSSFGFDNRYSLQHGGPVTGFEAWANPPSRRVEAVTSDHRGATFFGSAVEESKRSKESAFGFLSPSVGHQQAGGTGYNLDMFYGGAVPDNRRADNVGTLRNEQMTGLYNQQVPKPREEPMAQSMWRVEQNVNILPNSGLNYVPSSAAQPPDCFPAFNMVSDKVQNEFYGSNQKPGNAPAVGGGMKSSGGGGFMEYNFLSAPSSGQGSHISSFNQQMGQGFESNWVEKEALGLFPKMGSSGSSSSGSRQHQVTALCVWCGNQFSHDGDFDVGDGSVGYMCFNCKAKFAGQINFF
- the LOC116192098 gene encoding uncharacterized protein LOC116192098 isoform X2: MASATVDSSATATPTATAADDSRHLRFESLPLIDLRLLSQSELYSLSLLSSPSPSSSSSCQDDVVIPIPKIDRSVFNESAGSRKQTYFRLRLAPRTTSNPPHPPAPISRQKNPEPFEEENSRIISLLKGLFYPHAESEPPLPTTPEDESSLIAVPVRYDESVPETSDSVLQSIPIGVVDLGFCNRKRGRPRKPEASLVNFESLSEGKEVLAFEGDEDENSTEKGKAVEVGDLDLFEDELRRRTEGMRTEEELSGFLRGLSGEWGSRRKKRKIVDARSLGDVLPNGWKLLLSIKNDRDRVWLGCSRYISPDGQQFESSKDVSAHLSSSFGVQDATHETSGPVDESSWSACKMASENSADPTHQMDQKQNGVVCLSAVPISSIPADHLNQSPLPTSGSPGKSWTKETYRCHKCTMSFEEKDNLLLHLLSSHKKSRSARNGATSGDSVIMKDGKYECQLCHKLFEEKNRYSSHFGNHIKDYVKRVEACGETNRVQRRTPRMQEQIGTERVSSAMPINTEANKKSSLGLPHAKIGSDAIPKTQERSDGHPVNIPCTEPVAVSKRDEEHVTEYIEKKEIDSGLPNANVEVVDQGGKINTENNVSKDMTTISSSPLKNGTSETPEELKVLENENKVSMDSVSSMEDRRQETVPLNEVFAPTENNNATNNESLVNRLFGSPMEEMDADDGDEVGDNVLISGIEDRCFGLDKGVLNSGTQKISSEGCSLVQFGREEKCITSDDPTGSKTSVLENESGSESRMPSSSQVLSPNDNQNKVGGRSQERVSYNSWNGKKAVDFGENVTERMVPEADNSFPAIPSVNQQNCDFDENVKGFSGSKIQNPWRQQVLESNLLSVHQKSLSPDATVGKISSGTKSLSPDASAGKISSGTMRNFQPPSESRSDPAVLNHVEKETPSGGIMPVTSPNQQAFVFNTHEARGPTFNEPKEYRGFTGLYAGDRDRVDKSGNLSVSGAEEKQNQGESMSYNKSSFGFDNRYSLQHGGPVTGFEAWANPPSRRVEAVTSDHRGATFFGSAVEESKRSKESAFGFLSPSVGHQQAGGTGYNLDMFYGGAVPDNRRADNVGTLRNEQMTGLYNQQVPKPREEPMAQSMWRVEQNVNILPNSGLNYVPSSAAQPPDCFPAFNMVSDKVQNEFYGSNQKPGNAPAVGGGMKSSGGGGFMEYNFLSAPSSGQGSHISSFNQQMGQGFESNWVEKEALGLFPKMGSSGSSSSGSRQHQVTALCVWCGNQFSHDGDFDVGDGSVGYMCFNCKAKFAGQINFF